CTTTTAGACGCCCCAGACCAAATTCTGGAATTTTCTAAGTTACAAACTGGCATTACTGCTTTTAAAACAACCCCGTTTGATATTGCCTCTATTCTACAGTATACCATTAGTGCATTTATTTCTGAAGCCGAAGACCAGCAACTAGAACTGCAGCTAGGGGAAGTACCTCCTAGCCTGCCATTAGTACAAGGCGACCCACACCGGCTTAACCAGATACTTACTAACTTAATCTCCTATTCTGTGAAGCATACTTCTCAGGGTCAGCTATCGGTAAGTGCGCGCATCCAGGCCAGGCTGGAAAAAGTAGTACATATAGCATTTTCTGTACGAACTAGTAACTGGCAGAGTAAACCCGACAAGTTAGAGCGTTTTTTTGCCAGCTCCAGCAACGGAAACCACGAGGCATTAGACACATATAATAACCTGGACGTTAAACTAAGAATTTGCAAAAAAATAGTAGAACTCCAGGGCGGCCGGATTTGGTTAGAATTACTACCGAACCAGGAAATTCAATTTTCTTTTATTATTCCTTATCCTGTAAGTGCAGAAACAAACCAAACAGAAACGCCAGAGTTATCAGAAGATTTAAATAAACTCAAAGGATTACGTATTTTATTAGCAGAAGATAATCCAGCCAATCAATTGTTGGTAGTTTCTCAGCTAAAGTATTGGGAAGCACACGTAGATGTAGCCCAAGACGGAATAGAAGCATGTGAAAAAGCACACGAAAGCCCGTATGATCTTGTTTTAATGGATATAGACATGCCCCGCATGAATGGAATAGAGGCAACAGCTACTATCCGGCAAGAGCCCAATCCCAATCAAAACACCCCTATCGTTGCGTTTACCGCTAATGCTTATAAAATTGATATAAACAGATATAAGGAATCCGGATTTTCTGATTATTTGTTTAAACCTTATACCGAAACAAACCTATACCTAACTATTGCCCGAAACATTACCGATAAACAAACGGCAAAGAACGAAGAGGATACCGTAGAAGTTGAAAACCATTTAACCGCTACTGATTTAAACAACCTACAGCCACTTTCTGCCGCCACCATACCAACCGAACCAGAACCGTTAACCCCATCAGAACCGGAGCCAGCCTTGTACGACTTTTCGGGCTTAGGCAACTTAGCAGAAGATGCAAATTTTGTAAAAAAAATGCAGCGTTTGTTTATTGATTTAGTCCCCAGCCAACTAGAAAACCTCACGGCATCTATTACCCAGCAAGACTGGAATTCTGTGGCCCAGATTGCACATAGCCTTAAATCTACCTACGGCAACATCGGTATTAAAACCGCGGCGCAGGCTGCTACCAAAATAGAAGAAATAGGTAGTAAAAAAATTAACTTTTCTGATCTTACTAATTTAATGCAGATCATTGATATTACTACTAAAAAAGTAATAACTGCCTTTCAA
The sequence above is a segment of the Adhaeribacter swui genome. Coding sequences within it:
- a CDS encoding response regulator — its product is MEFIRQLVDVSPNPIYVRDELGKLALVNEAFAQLHQQSAATILQKGFLNSDYAYNKDLEILKLNKQVTLEEVFEQENGQKIWFTVTKKPFKSPDGARFLLSTFNDVTPFKNAFQEKKESTQVKQLFLTHLKEEFKADINTISSLTRLLKKGLINKEQESYLHLIQSVADNLLDAPDQILEFSKLQTGITAFKTTPFDIASILQYTISAFISEAEDQQLELQLGEVPPSLPLVQGDPHRLNQILTNLISYSVKHTSQGQLSVSARIQARLEKVVHIAFSVRTSNWQSKPDKLERFFASSSNGNHEALDTYNNLDVKLRICKKIVELQGGRIWLELLPNQEIQFSFIIPYPVSAETNQTETPELSEDLNKLKGLRILLAEDNPANQLLVVSQLKYWEAHVDVAQDGIEACEKAHESPYDLVLMDIDMPRMNGIEATATIRQEPNPNQNTPIVAFTANAYKIDINRYKESGFSDYLFKPYTETNLYLTIARNITDKQTAKNEEDTVEVENHLTATDLNNLQPLSAATIPTEPEPLTPSEPEPALYDFSGLGNLAEDANFVKKMQRLFIDLVPSQLENLTASITQQDWNSVAQIAHSLKSTYGNIGIKTAAQAATKIEEIGSKKINFSDLTNLMQIIDITTKKVITAFQEQLHSEIES